The sequence below is a genomic window from Nitrospinota bacterium.
CACACCTAGACCAAGGTTTGAGAACGCCGGTTGCAGGTGCAAAGGTTTCGGATAATGCACCGCCGTCGGCACACCATCGGCCTTAAGCCGCTCGGCCACCTGCTCCCGGCTCTTCACGCGGATGGTGTACTGGGCGTAAACGTGATTGTTGCCCGGCATTATCACAGGTGTCTGGACATGGCCTTTTAGCGACGCCGTGTAACGCGCGCCGATCTTTTCTCTCGCCGCAACCTCATCCGGGAATATGGCGAGTTTCGCAATCAATATGGCCGCCTGCAACGTGTCCATCCTGCCGTTCATCCCTATGATGGGATGGTTGTAGCGCTTGTCCTGCCCGTGGTTTCGTATCTGACGCATTTTTGTGGCAAGCCCGTCGTCATTGGTGAAGCACGCCCCGCCGTCTCCATAACATCCCAGCGGCTTGGCCGGGAAAAAGCTTGTGCAACCAATGGTGGACATGGCGGACGATTTTATCCCGTGGCGCGTGGCGCCAAAACTTTGCGCCGCGTCCTCTATCACAGGCAGCCCGTGTTTGGACGCGATGGCGTTTATCGCCTCCATCTGGGCGCACTGGCCGTAAAGGCTCACCGGCATGATAGCAGTGGTCTTTTTGGTGATGGCCGCCTCGATCTTCGCCGGATCCATGTTCAGCGACTCAGGCTCCACGTCCACGAACACCGGGATGGCGCCAAGCAACGCGATAGTCTCGGCGGTGGCGATGAACGTGAAAGGGGTGGTGATCACCTCGTCCCCCGGTTTCACGCCAAGGGCCATCATGGCGATAAAAAGCGCGTCCGTGCCGCTTGATACAGTGATGGCGTGTTTGGCACCGGTGTACGCGGCGAGTTTTTCCTCCAGTTCGGCAACTTCCGGCCCCATGATGTACTGGCCGTGATCCAGCACTTTCTGGATGCGGGCGTCTATTTTATCTTTTACAAGCCTGTACTGCGCTTTAAGGTCTATAAATTCCATGTCGTCGTCACCTCGTGTTTAAAGTCCCGCTCCACGCGGCTCGGGCAAATGGAATTCTAAAGGTTTTTGGCGGTTTGTGGAAGTGGAATGGGAAACTGCGGCCCGGCCATGAACCACAAGGCTGAATTGGCGGATTTGATGATATTAGTCGAGTATGTTTATACTTCCTTCAATCTATAACCGTTGCTTGGGGAAAGCGGGATGGACAGCAACAAGATTTAAGAATATACGAGCGGCGTGGCCATATACACTTATAGATCAACAAGATAAAATTGTGCACAGGCTCCCTTTGACGGACGCGCGATAAGTGATATGATTCCCGCATCAATTAAACGGCGATGCGCGGCTTCGGCGGCGGCGCGCCGGACGATCCAGGACAAAGAGGATTACGATGGGGAAAATTCTGATCTGCGACGATTCCGCCTATCAACGGTCGATTCTGCGCAAATACATGGAAGAGGACGGCCACGCGGTGACGGAGGCGATGACGGGAAAAGAGGCTGTGGAAAAAGCTTCAAGCCCCGGCCATGACCTGATGCTGCTCGACCTTCTGATGCCGGACATGAGCGGGCTGCAGGTGCTCGAAGCGCTGGCCGCCAAAGGGGTGAAGATGCCGGTTGTGGTGGTGTCCGCCGACATTCAGGAGACCGTGAAAAAAAACTGCATGAACCAGGGGGCGGTCGGCTTTGTCAACAAGCCGGTCAAGGGCGCCTCGCTTGAGGGCCTTCGCAACATCATCAAAGCCTACTCCAAGTAGGGGCGGGGCAATGACCGATATATCACCCCGCCATATCGACGCCCTCACGGAGATAATAAACATTGGGGTGGGGCGCGCCGCGAGCATCATAAACGAGATGGTGGGCCATCACGTCAGCCTGCGCGTGCCTTTTGTGAAGCTTGTAAGGCCGGAGGACCTGGCCAGGGAAATCGGCTATGAGGGAAACAGCGAATTTTCCTCGGTGCAGATGCCGTTCGAGGGGGCGTTGCACGGGGTGGCGTCGCTCATATTCCCCCCCGAAAGCGCGTCCAAACTTGTGGCGGTGCTCACGGGGGAGGAGTCGGACTCGCTGGACCTTGATTCGATCAAAGTGGAGACCCTCAACGAAGTGGGCAACATAGTGCTCAACAGCGTCATAGGCTCCATAGGCAACCTGCTGGAACAAAGGTTCGAATATTCCATTCCTTCTTACATGGAGGGAGTCTTCAATGAAATATTCCTCAGCGCCGGCGCCAGCAATCCCATTATTATGATCGCAAAGGCCGATTTTCTGATCATGGAGCACAACATCAGGGGGGACATCATGATAATTTTCGAGGTGAACTCCTTCGACTCCGTCCTCCTCGCCATAGAGTCCTCTTTTTAATAGGCCCCCCCATGCAAGGCGACAAGGCCCCGGCCGAAATGTTCTTTGGAATCCTCGACAGCGTGCCGATCGGCGTGATCGTCATAAAGAGCGATTTTACCATCGCGTTCTGGAACAAGACTCTGGAGAGGTGGACCCTGTCGCAAA
It includes:
- a CDS encoding DegT/DnrJ/EryC1/StrS family aminotransferase, which produces MEFIDLKAQYRLVKDKIDARIQKVLDHGQYIMGPEVAELEEKLAAYTGAKHAITVSSGTDALFIAMMALGVKPGDEVITTPFTFIATAETIALLGAIPVFVDVEPESLNMDPAKIEAAITKKTTAIMPVSLYGQCAQMEAINAIASKHGLPVIEDAAQSFGATRHGIKSSAMSTIGCTSFFPAKPLGCYGDGGACFTNDDGLATKMRQIRNHGQDKRYNHPIIGMNGRMDTLQAAILIAKLAIFPDEVAAREKIGARYTASLKGHVQTPVIMPGNNHVYAQYTIRVKSREQVAERLKADGVPTAVHYPKPLHLQPAFSNLGLGVGSFPLAEKAADEVMSLPMGPYLTQEDQDKVVDAVKKAVTN
- a CDS encoding response regulator: MGKILICDDSAYQRSILRKYMEEDGHAVTEAMTGKEAVEKASSPGHDLMLLDLLMPDMSGLQVLEALAAKGVKMPVVVVSADIQETVKKNCMNQGAVGFVNKPVKGASLEGLRNIIKAYSK
- a CDS encoding chemotaxis protein CheX, whose amino-acid sequence is MTDISPRHIDALTEIINIGVGRAASIINEMVGHHVSLRVPFVKLVRPEDLAREIGYEGNSEFSSVQMPFEGALHGVASLIFPPESASKLVAVLTGEESDSLDLDSIKVETLNEVGNIVLNSVIGSIGNLLEQRFEYSIPSYMEGVFNEIFLSAGASNPIIMIAKADFLIMEHNIRGDIMIIFEVNSFDSVLLAIESSF